The following coding sequences lie in one Bacteroidia bacterium genomic window:
- a CDS encoding YebC/PmpR family DNA-binding transcriptional regulator gives MSGHNKWSTIKRKKGAIDAKRSKIFSKIIKEISIAVKESGTAPDSNPRLRMAIQNAKGVNMPKDNIQRAISKASSDGSNYAESTFEGYAQGGVAVFVECLSDNNNRTVSNVRAVFNKRGGSLGTNGSLSFIFDRKGVFTITKENIKSMEDIELDIIDAGVEDIEDDGDVYTLYCPLEFFGKVQKKLDELKIEAENAELRRIPNDTKTLDVDTAQKVMRLIDELEDDDDVQNVFHNLEMTDELMNAME, from the coding sequence ATGTCAGGACATAATAAATGGTCAACAATTAAAAGAAAAAAAGGAGCAATTGATGCAAAACGCTCAAAAATTTTCTCAAAAATCATTAAAGAAATAAGCATTGCAGTAAAAGAAAGTGGTACTGCACCGGATAGCAACCCAAGATTAAGAATGGCTATTCAGAATGCCAAAGGTGTTAATATGCCTAAGGATAACATTCAGAGAGCTATCAGCAAGGCTAGCTCAGATGGAAGCAATTATGCTGAATCAACATTTGAAGGTTATGCACAAGGTGGTGTTGCTGTATTTGTAGAATGCTTATCAGACAACAATAACCGCACAGTAAGCAATGTTCGTGCAGTTTTCAACAAACGCGGCGGTAGTCTTGGCACAAATGGCTCTTTAAGTTTTATTTTCGACAGAAAAGGTGTTTTTACTATTACTAAGGAAAATATTAAAAGCATGGAAGACATCGAATTAGACATAATTGACGCTGGAGTTGAAGATATTGAAGATGATGGAGATGTTTATACTTTATATTGTCCGCTTGAGTTTTTTGGAAAAGTTCAGAAAAAATTAGACGAATTAAAAATTGAAGCTGAAAATGCCGAATTAAGAAGAATACCTAATGATACAAAAACATTAGATGTTGATACTGCTCAAAAAGTAATGCGACTCATAGATGAATTAGAAGACGATGATGATGTTCAGAATGTATTTCACAATTTAGAAATGACAGATGAGCTAATGAATGCAATGGAATAA
- the corA gene encoding magnesium/cobalt transporter CorA, with translation MVNIFFKENDKLKLHQGISDIENIPGCDIVWIDLLQPSYEERIAIETRYKITLQTRQEIEEIEVSSRYFESDTLIVTNSHFLIPTENEFRKEPISFILKDHILFSHRNSETRTFTEIYRRIDFNFKLSDAYHVFLSIFEIRIDLDADMIEAMVKDISSISGLVTREKTFSEEILVKISKFQEDTMQLRENIIDKQRVLSAVLKSDYFPQELHNKIRVMIKDTGSLLDYTVFSFERLDFLQNTFLGLVNIEQNKIIKIFTVATVIFMPPTLIASIYGMNFKFMPEIGWKFGYLLAIFLMIFSVAVTLILFKKRKWL, from the coding sequence ATGGTAAATATTTTTTTTAAAGAAAACGACAAGCTTAAGCTACATCAGGGAATTTCAGATATTGAAAATATTCCTGGTTGTGATATTGTATGGATTGATCTTTTGCAGCCTTCATATGAAGAACGAATAGCAATTGAAACGCGTTATAAAATTACACTTCAAACCAGACAGGAGATAGAAGAAATTGAGGTCAGTTCCCGATATTTTGAATCTGATACATTAATTGTTACTAACTCACATTTTCTTATCCCAACCGAAAATGAATTCAGAAAAGAACCGATATCTTTTATTTTGAAAGATCATATTCTTTTCTCACATAGAAATTCAGAGACAAGAACTTTTACAGAAATTTACAGAAGAATTGATTTTAATTTTAAGCTTTCTGATGCTTACCATGTTTTTCTAAGTATTTTTGAAATACGTATCGATCTTGATGCTGATATGATAGAAGCAATGGTAAAAGATATTTCTTCAATATCAGGATTAGTTACTCGCGAAAAAACTTTTTCGGAAGAAATACTTGTTAAGATTTCGAAATTTCAGGAAGACACAATGCAGCTTCGCGAAAATATTATTGATAAGCAACGCGTGCTTTCTGCAGTTTTAAAAAGTGATTATTTTCCACAGGAACTTCATAATAAAATCAGAGTAATGATAAAGGATACAGGATCACTTTTAGATTATACTGTTTTTAGTTTTGAACGATTGGATTTCTTACAGAATACTTTTCTTGGTCTTGTGAACATTGAACAAAATAAAATCATAAAAATATTTACTGTTGCAACAGTAATATTTATGCCTCCAACATTAATCGCCAGTATTTACGGTATGAATTTTAAGTTTATGCCAGAAATAGGATGGAAATTCGGATATTTGTTAGCAATATTTTTAATGATTTTTTCTGTTGCTGTAACTCTTATTCTTTTTAAGAAAAGAAAATGGTTATAG
- a CDS encoding C10 family peptidase: MRNKIFFIALILNIVFANYIAISAPVSLDKAKDVAVNFYNLQYYRVNGTLPYYKAITINPVSAKSSVGYWVCNFSNGGYVIISGDDIAYPVIGYSFESEFDLNNIPEALQDWLTSASESIDLAKSNKANTGYQYLWEKYLNKTEINNMQKQSIQNVSPFVTTKWDQGVNYNNYCPANVNGPGGHCLTGCVATAMAQVMKYYNYPERGRDSILYTGNNNVVFENTYYRWNEMTTYANSTSGDAISELMFHCGITVNMNYGPDGSGTMTEYVPWALIHNFRYHPSAGYLQRKNVTDKDWDIIIRDNLDMLHPVLYSGQGTGGHAFVCDGYQDTCYYHFNWGWSGAANGYFYNNDLTPYSDNFSNDQGAVINIKPYHAAVCYSGKVLTDRSRTFNDGSDYSYYWNNTDCNWLIAPDSAETIRLTFTSFDTQANADFVSVYDGADTTATLIGKYSGSQIPPVINSSGSKLYIVLKTNDTIQGQGFDAYYETKIIGVEETLLSRFLSFYPNPATDVLFVKLNDIHNWDGEIEIYNITGSLVKKCNIKLSSENSASINVSELKQGFYIIKAKGNEGEFSTKLLIK; encoded by the coding sequence ATGAGAAACAAAATATTTTTTATCGCATTAATTCTGAATATTGTTTTTGCGAATTATATAGCTATTTCAGCTCCGGTTTCGTTAGATAAAGCAAAAGATGTTGCTGTAAATTTTTATAATTTGCAATATTATAGAGTTAATGGAACGTTACCTTATTATAAGGCAATTACAATAAATCCGGTATCTGCAAAAAGTAGTGTAGGTTATTGGGTTTGTAATTTTTCTAATGGCGGATATGTGATAATTTCAGGTGATGATATTGCTTATCCGGTTATTGGATACTCCTTTGAATCAGAATTTGATTTAAATAATATTCCAGAAGCTCTTCAGGATTGGTTAACTTCTGCTTCAGAAAGTATTGACCTTGCAAAATCAAATAAAGCAAATACTGGATATCAATATTTATGGGAAAAGTATTTGAATAAAACTGAAATTAATAACATGCAGAAGCAATCAATTCAAAATGTAAGTCCTTTTGTTACTACCAAGTGGGATCAGGGTGTTAATTACAATAATTATTGTCCTGCAAATGTTAATGGTCCCGGTGGTCATTGTCTTACGGGATGTGTTGCTACAGCAATGGCTCAGGTAATGAAATATTATAATTATCCCGAAAGAGGGAGGGATTCTATTCTTTATACAGGTAATAATAATGTAGTTTTTGAAAATACATATTATCGCTGGAACGAAATGACAACTTATGCAAATAGTACCAGTGGTGATGCAATTTCTGAATTAATGTTTCATTGTGGTATAACAGTTAATATGAATTACGGACCCGATGGATCTGGTACCATGACAGAATATGTTCCCTGGGCATTAATTCATAATTTCAGATATCATCCATCAGCAGGATACCTACAAAGAAAAAATGTTACAGATAAAGATTGGGATATAATTATTCGCGATAATTTAGATATGTTGCATCCTGTTTTGTATAGTGGACAGGGTACAGGTGGTCATGCTTTTGTTTGTGATGGTTATCAGGATACCTGTTACTATCATTTTAACTGGGGTTGGAGTGGAGCTGCTAATGGTTATTTTTATAATAATGATTTAACACCTTACAGTGATAATTTTTCGAATGACCAAGGTGCTGTAATTAATATTAAACCTTATCATGCTGCAGTATGCTATAGTGGAAAAGTGTTAACAGATAGAAGTCGTACTTTTAATGATGGTAGTGACTATTCTTATTACTGGAATAATACTGATTGTAACTGGTTGATTGCTCCGGATAGTGCAGAAACAATCAGATTAACTTTTACTTCATTTGATACGCAGGCTAATGCTGATTTTGTTAGTGTTTACGATGGTGCCGATACAACTGCTACATTAATTGGAAAATATTCAGGAAGCCAGATTCCACCTGTAATTAATTCAAGTGGAAGTAAATTGTATATTGTGTTAAAAACAAATGATACTATTCAGGGACAAGGTTTCGATGCTTATTATGAAACAAAGATTATAGGTGTTGAAGAGACATTATTAAGCCGTTTTTTAAGTTTTTATCCAAATCCTGCGACTGATGTGTTATTTGTTAAATTAAATGATATTCATAACTGGGATGGCGAAATCGAAATTTATAATATAACAGGATCATTAGTTAAAAAATGTAATATAAAGCTTTCATCTGAAAATTCTGCTTCTATTAATGTTTCTGAATTAAAACAAGGTTTTTATATTATAAAAGCTAAAGGAAATGAAGGCGAGTTTAGTACAAAGCTTTTGATTAAGTAG
- a CDS encoding RNA-binding transcriptional accessory protein, producing the protein MEPEIVKLISNELNCKEWQINNVVKLFEGGATIPFISRYRKEMTGSLDELVILNIKELVDKYQTIEKRKITILETIKESGKLTDELQKTIVCCYILSELEDLYLPFKPKRKSRAEIARSKGLEPLAEYIFMQKNQNILQFAQSFIKNEISNIEEAIAGAKDIIAEKISEDIRARNLIRNLFKYDAIINSRLIKTKESEAAKYTDYFNLSEKLVKCPSHRILAMRRGESEGYLKIRIEIDNDIAISKIIRLFVTGNGEASKQVSIAAEDAYKRLICPSIENEFATLSKEKADKEAIRVFGENLKQLLLLPPLGNKRVLAIDPGFRTGCKVVCINEQGNILFNETIYPHPPQKEIVQASKKITSIVNAYKIECVAIGNATAGRETENFIKNVRFDKPVKVYMVSEAGASVYSASSVAREELPQYDVTVRGAVSIGRRLQDPLAELVKIDPKSIGVGQYQHDVDQTLLKNNLDNIVEECVNKVGVNINTSNRYLLSYVSGIGPLLAKNINEYCEKNGPFKSRADLLKVPRFGEKAFELAAGFLRIPGAENPLDNTSVHPERYKLVSKICSDLKCTIENLVSNKELIGRIKIENYISDEVGLPTLTDVVTELEKPGRDIRMGIKIFEFASDVFTIDDLRPGMILPGIITNVTNFGAFVDIGIKQNGLVHISNICNEYITNPADKVTLNQHVKVKVLEVDKERGRIQLSMKDNG; encoded by the coding sequence ATGGAACCTGAAATAGTTAAATTAATATCAAATGAATTAAATTGCAAAGAATGGCAAATAAATAATGTTGTTAAGCTTTTTGAAGGTGGAGCAACAATTCCATTTATTAGTCGCTACAGAAAGGAAATGACCGGTAGCCTTGATGAATTAGTAATTCTAAATATTAAAGAGCTTGTTGACAAATATCAAACTATTGAAAAAAGAAAAATAACAATTTTAGAAACAATAAAAGAGTCGGGTAAATTAACCGATGAGCTTCAAAAAACTATTGTATGTTGTTATATTTTATCGGAACTTGAAGATTTATATTTGCCATTTAAACCAAAGCGTAAAAGTAGAGCAGAAATTGCACGTTCAAAAGGTTTAGAACCATTGGCAGAATATATTTTCATGCAAAAAAATCAAAATATTCTGCAATTTGCTCAGAGTTTTATTAAAAATGAAATTAGTAATATTGAGGAAGCTATTGCTGGCGCAAAAGATATAATTGCAGAAAAGATAAGTGAAGATATCAGAGCTAGAAATCTTATTAGAAATTTATTCAAGTACGATGCTATAATTAATTCCAGATTAATTAAAACAAAAGAGTCGGAAGCAGCAAAATATACAGATTATTTTAATTTAAGTGAAAAGCTTGTAAAATGTCCTTCTCACAGAATACTTGCTATGAGAAGAGGAGAGAGTGAAGGGTATTTAAAAATCAGGATAGAAATAGATAATGATATTGCAATTAGTAAAATTATAAGGTTATTTGTTACAGGAAATGGTGAAGCATCAAAACAAGTATCAATTGCTGCAGAAGATGCATACAAACGGTTAATTTGCCCCTCAATTGAAAATGAATTTGCAACATTATCTAAAGAAAAAGCAGATAAGGAAGCTATAAGAGTATTTGGAGAAAATTTAAAACAATTGTTATTGTTACCACCATTAGGAAATAAACGGGTACTGGCAATTGATCCGGGTTTTAGAACAGGATGCAAAGTTGTTTGTATTAATGAACAGGGAAATATTTTATTCAATGAAACAATATATCCTCATCCACCGCAAAAAGAAATTGTTCAGGCTTCAAAAAAAATTACTTCAATAGTTAATGCATATAAAATAGAATGTGTAGCAATTGGAAATGCTACAGCCGGAAGAGAGACTGAGAATTTTATTAAGAATGTAAGATTTGATAAGCCAGTAAAAGTATACATGGTAAGTGAAGCCGGCGCATCTGTTTATAGTGCTTCTTCTGTTGCACGCGAAGAATTACCTCAATATGATGTTACGGTTAGAGGTGCTGTTTCTATTGGAAGAAGGTTGCAGGATCCATTAGCCGAACTTGTAAAAATTGATCCTAAATCAATTGGTGTAGGACAATATCAGCACGATGTTGATCAGACACTATTAAAAAATAATCTTGATAATATTGTTGAAGAATGTGTAAATAAAGTAGGGGTAAATATTAATACTTCCAATAGATATTTATTATCTTATGTTTCGGGAATAGGTCCTTTATTAGCAAAAAACATAAATGAATATTGCGAAAAAAATGGACCTTTTAAATCCAGAGCAGATTTATTAAAAGTTCCTCGTTTTGGTGAAAAAGCATTTGAGTTAGCAGCTGGTTTTTTACGAATACCTGGTGCTGAGAATCCACTCGATAATACATCTGTTCATCCGGAAAGATATAAGCTTGTATCAAAAATTTGTAGTGATTTAAAATGTACAATTGAAAATTTAGTTTCAAATAAAGAGTTAATCGGAAGAATTAAAATAGAGAATTATATTTCTGATGAAGTTGGTTTGCCAACTTTAACAGATGTTGTTACAGAGTTGGAAAAACCAGGTCGTGATATTAGAATGGGAATTAAGATATTTGAATTTGCATCTGATGTTTTTACTATAGATGATTTAAGACCAGGAATGATTCTTCCAGGAATAATTACTAATGTTACGAATTTTGGTGCGTTTGTGGATATTGGAATAAAACAAAATGGATTGGTTCACATATCAAATATTTGTAACGAATATATAACAAATCCTGCTGATAAGGTAACATTAAACCAACATGTAAAGGTAAAAGTGCTAGAAGTTGATAAGGAACGTGGGAGGATTCAGCTTTCAATGAAAGATAACGGGTAA
- a CDS encoding NAD-binding protein, whose translation MKSSASFKEKLRYAFDNTMTSGTLSLIVWLGILSLLVVIIAAVIIIITGITPIDNPQISFFEACWQSMMRAMDSGTVAGDIGWKFRAIMLVVTLGGIFILSTLIGVLTSGIQTKMEELRKGKSKVLETNHTLILGWSTKIFSIISELIIANENQKRPRIVIMADKDKVEMEDAIKSHIKKTGNTKIICRSGSPLNLQELEMANPNFARSIIILSPENDNPDTYVIKTMLAVTNNPKRKNEDFHIVAEIKEESNMEAAKLVGRHEAELILSPDILARVTAQTCRQSGLSVVYTELLDFDGVEIYFNEEPKLIGKTFKEALLMYEESALMGIMFADNKVTVNPPMDTIINKGDKIIAISEDDDTIVLSGKTNIEINESVIRKGKPEPKIIENTLILGWNHKGSSIIKEIDNYVLDGSNALIVSEIESTKSELVELEPLLKNQKVEFLQGNIIDRKFLDSLNVEKFNHIIILYNSHIEDVQEADAKTLICLLHLRNISEIKQMDFSIVSEMIDIRNKELAEVTKVDDFIIGDKLISLFMSQVSENKYLKPVFDDLFDADGSEIYVKSAAEYVELGKEVDFYTVTESAARQNQVAIGYKIHALEHAADQGYGVVVDPKKSAKITFVENDKIIVIAEE comes from the coding sequence ATGAAATCATCTGCTTCATTCAAAGAAAAATTAAGATATGCCTTTGATAACACAATGACTTCAGGTACTCTATCTCTCATTGTTTGGTTAGGTATTCTTTCACTTTTAGTAGTAATAATTGCTGCTGTAATAATTATAATTACTGGAATTACTCCTATAGATAATCCGCAAATAAGTTTTTTTGAAGCATGTTGGCAATCTATGATGCGTGCTATGGATTCTGGTACCGTAGCTGGAGATATTGGATGGAAATTCAGAGCAATTATGCTAGTTGTTACTTTAGGTGGTATTTTTATTCTTTCAACTTTAATTGGTGTTTTAACTTCCGGTATTCAAACAAAAATGGAAGAATTACGCAAAGGAAAATCAAAAGTACTTGAAACAAATCATACTTTAATTTTAGGTTGGTCAACAAAAATATTTTCTATTATTTCTGAATTAATTATTGCAAACGAAAATCAGAAACGTCCAAGAATAGTTATAATGGCCGATAAGGATAAAGTGGAGATGGAAGATGCAATAAAATCACATATTAAAAAAACAGGTAATACTAAAATTATTTGTCGTTCGGGAAGTCCTTTAAATCTTCAGGAATTAGAAATGGCAAATCCGAATTTTGCACGTTCAATAATTATTTTATCACCTGAAAATGACAACCCGGATACATATGTTATTAAAACAATGTTAGCCGTAACAAATAACCCTAAAAGAAAAAATGAGGACTTTCATATTGTAGCTGAAATAAAAGAAGAGTCAAATATGGAAGCTGCAAAATTAGTTGGCAGGCATGAAGCAGAATTAATTTTATCACCGGATATTTTAGCACGTGTTACTGCTCAAACATGCAGACAGTCGGGATTAAGTGTTGTATACACCGAGTTGTTAGATTTTGATGGTGTTGAAATTTATTTTAATGAAGAGCCTAAATTAATAGGAAAAACATTTAAGGAAGCATTATTAATGTATGAAGAAAGTGCATTAATGGGAATTATGTTTGCTGATAACAAAGTGACAGTAAATCCTCCGATGGATACAATTATTAATAAAGGCGACAAAATAATTGCAATTTCTGAAGATGATGATACTATTGTGTTATCAGGTAAAACAAATATTGAAATAAACGAATCAGTAATAAGAAAAGGAAAACCTGAACCTAAAATTATTGAGAATACATTAATATTAGGATGGAATCATAAAGGTTCATCTATAATTAAAGAAATAGATAATTATGTTCTTGATGGCTCTAATGCACTAATAGTTTCTGAAATTGAATCAACAAAATCTGAATTGGTAGAACTTGAACCTTTATTAAAAAATCAGAAAGTTGAGTTTTTACAAGGTAATATAATTGACCGAAAATTTCTTGATTCATTAAATGTTGAAAAATTTAACCACATTATTATATTGTATAATTCGCATATCGAAGATGTGCAGGAAGCAGATGCAAAAACTTTAATCTGTCTGTTACATCTAAGAAATATTAGTGAGATAAAACAAATGGATTTTAGTATAGTAAGCGAAATGATTGATATCAGAAATAAAGAACTTGCCGAGGTAACTAAGGTTGACGACTTTATTATTGGTGATAAATTAATAAGTTTATTTATGTCGCAGGTTTCAGAAAATAAATATTTAAAACCTGTATTCGATGATTTATTTGATGCAGATGGTTCTGAGATTTACGTTAAATCGGCTGCAGAATATGTTGAGTTAGGAAAAGAAGTTGATTTTTATACTGTAACAGAATCTGCAGCAAGACAAAATCAGGTTGCTATAGGATATAAAATTCATGCATTAGAGCATGCGGCTGATCAGGGTTATGGAGTTGTGGTTGATCCTAAAAAATCAGCAAAAATTACTTTTGTTGAGAATGATAAAATAATTGTAATTGCTGAGGAATAA
- a CDS encoding HD domain-containing protein — MNKQEIILKTQKYVSELFASNTNGHDFAHTLRVRNTALKIAKTENNCNLFIIEMAALLHDADDWKLNNNTKTENTKNWLFKNNIENNTITHICEIIENLSFKGANVNEKNLSLEGKIVQDADRLDAIGAIGIARAFAYGGSKNRELYNPENKPILHNSFEEYKKGDGSTINHFYEKLLLLKDRINTTTGKQIAEQRHEYMVKFLEQFFEEWNSN, encoded by the coding sequence ATAAATAAACAAGAAATTATTCTAAAAACACAAAAATACGTTTCCGAATTATTTGCGTCAAACACAAACGGACACGACTTTGCACACACGTTACGTGTAAGAAATACTGCTTTAAAAATTGCAAAAACTGAAAACAACTGCAATTTGTTTATTATTGAAATGGCAGCTTTACTACATGATGCCGACGATTGGAAACTTAATAATAACACTAAAACAGAAAACACTAAAAACTGGCTTTTTAAAAATAATATAGAAAATAATACAATTACACATATTTGCGAAATAATAGAAAATTTATCTTTTAAGGGTGCTAATGTAAACGAAAAAAATCTTTCACTTGAAGGCAAGATAGTGCAGGATGCCGACAGATTAGATGCTATCGGAGCAATTGGTATTGCCCGCGCTTTCGCATATGGAGGAAGCAAAAACAGAGAATTATATAATCCCGAAAATAAACCTATACTTCATAATTCATTTGAAGAATACAAAAAAGGCGATGGTTCTACAATTAATCATTTTTACGAAAAACTATTGTTATTAAAAGACAGAATAAATACCACCACGGGTAAACAAATTGCAGAACAAAGACACGAATATATGGTTAAGTTTTTAGAGCAGTTTTTTGAAGAGTGGAATAGTAATTAA
- a CDS encoding DMT family transporter, protein MKKSLFLVYFCLVLSMIFWGFSFVGTKISLEALTPITLILARLIVSSIFLILLTKIFNILEPIKKPDFKWFILLTIFEPLCYFLGETFGLQFVSSTLGAVLIATIPLFVPWAAWILFREKVSILNLIGIMISIVGVVMIIFERDLSFNASPLGIGLLMIAVFSAVGYTMVIRHISNSYSPITIITWQNLMGIVSFLPLFFIFDFHTFHLSAFTSKIIYTILFLGVFPSSLSYAFFTYAIKELGVNRASIFTNLIPVLTAIFAYFLMDEELPGIKIAGITVVVFALTISQINYKNLFSGNN, encoded by the coding sequence ATGAAAAAAAGTTTATTTCTTGTTTATTTTTGCCTTGTATTGTCAATGATCTTTTGGGGATTCTCATTTGTGGGAACAAAAATTTCATTAGAAGCACTTACACCGATTACTTTAATTTTAGCCAGGTTAATTGTATCAAGTATTTTCCTAATTCTACTTACTAAAATTTTTAATATTCTTGAACCGATTAAGAAACCTGACTTTAAATGGTTTATTTTGTTAACTATTTTCGAACCATTGTGTTATTTTTTAGGTGAAACATTTGGTTTGCAATTTGTCTCTTCTACTCTTGGAGCTGTATTGATAGCAACAATCCCTTTATTTGTTCCATGGGCAGCATGGATACTTTTCAGAGAAAAAGTTTCAATTTTAAATTTAATTGGAATAATGATTTCTATTGTAGGAGTTGTTATGATAATTTTTGAACGTGACTTAAGTTTTAATGCGTCACCATTAGGTATTGGGCTTTTAATGATTGCAGTATTTTCTGCTGTTGGATACACAATGGTTATCAGACATATTTCTAATTCATATTCGCCAATTACAATTATTACATGGCAAAATTTAATGGGAATAGTTTCATTTCTTCCATTGTTTTTTATTTTTGATTTTCATACTTTTCATTTATCCGCATTTACTTCAAAGATTATTTACACAATATTATTTTTAGGAGTTTTTCCATCTTCGCTTTCTTATGCTTTTTTTACATATGCAATAAAAGAATTAGGTGTTAACAGAGCTAGTATTTTCACTAATCTTATACCGGTACTGACTGCAATTTTTGCATATTTTTTAATGGACGAAGAATTACCTGGAATTAAGATTGCCGGAATAACTGTTGTTGTTTTTGCACTTACTATTTCTCAAATAAATTATAAAAATCTTTTTTCAGGAAATAATTAA
- a CDS encoding histone H1-like repetitive region-containing protein gives MPVKVSLKNSDKKAILDEHVYEKLNQDKNLKTIKFWENLREHSSGYVFFQKNWRQKDGSYRNETIYLHKLISEKFVKKPAGKVRWFVRFINANAVDCRLENLEWSTFSNLVRNTRKIKNSTGYRGVVKQGRKFYSYIYVDRKGIPLGSFDTAEQAAAAYNKKSTELFGKTNTLNVISKKTNVAAKVAPKAKVVAKKAAPKKVVAKKAVAKKVVAKKAVAKKAVAKKVVAKKAVAKKVVAKKAVAKKAVAKKVVAKKAVAKKVVAKKAVAKKVAPKAKAVAKKVVAKKVVAKKAVAKKVAPKAKVVAKKKK, from the coding sequence ATGCCAGTAAAAGTAAGTTTGAAAAATTCTGACAAAAAAGCAATTCTTGATGAACATGTTTATGAAAAACTAAATCAAGACAAAAATTTAAAAACAATTAAATTTTGGGAAAACCTAAGAGAACATTCAAGTGGTTACGTGTTTTTTCAGAAAAACTGGAGACAAAAAGATGGTTCATATAGAAATGAAACCATTTATCTTCACAAATTAATTTCTGAGAAATTCGTAAAAAAACCTGCAGGAAAAGTTCGTTGGTTTGTTCGCTTCATTAATGCAAATGCAGTTGACTGCCGTTTAGAGAACTTGGAATGGAGTACATTCTCAAATCTTGTTCGTAACACACGTAAAATCAAAAACAGTACAGGTTACCGTGGTGTTGTAAAACAAGGACGTAAATTTTATTCTTATATTTATGTAGATCGCAAAGGAATTCCTTTGGGTTCATTTGACACTGCTGAACAAGCTGCAGCAGCTTATAATAAAAAATCAACTGAGTTATTTGGTAAAACTAATACTTTAAACGTGATATCTAAAAAAACAAACGTGGCTGCAAAAGTGGCTCCAAAAGCAAAAGTAGTAGCTAAGAAAGCTGCTCCAAAAAAAGTTGTTGCTAAAAAAGCAGTAGCTAAAAAAGTAGTTGCAAAAAAAGCAGTAGCTAAAAAAGCTGTAGCTAAAAAAGTAGTTGCTAAGAAAGCAGTAGCTAAAAAAGTAGTTGCTAAGAAAGCAGTTGCTAAAAAAGCTGTAGCTAAAAAAGTAGTTGCTAAGAAAGCAGTAGCTAAAAAAGTAGTTGCTAAAAAAGCTGTTGCTAAAAAAGTAGCTCCTAAAGCTAAAGCAGTAGCTAAAAAAGTAGTTGCTAAGAAAGTTGTAGCTAAAAAAGCTGTAGCTAAAAAAGTAGCTCCTAAAGCTAAAGTTGTTGCTAAAAAGAAAAAATAA
- a CDS encoding YkgJ family cysteine cluster protein: MLYLDKLSILAKKAEPGNKLFFKSIKPGKANELDKIFHKLNNDIFSKIDCLDCANCCKSLGPRLTERDIRQISKALNIKAADFEQKYLRIDEDGDAVFKTMPCPFLGSDNYCSIYKSRPKACADYPHTHQPEILRKSKITIKNTYTCPAVYEILEEVKKSWK; the protein is encoded by the coding sequence ATGCTTTATCTTGATAAACTGTCAATATTAGCAAAGAAAGCCGAACCCGGAAATAAACTTTTTTTTAAAAGTATTAAACCCGGCAAAGCAAATGAACTCGATAAAATATTTCACAAATTAAATAATGACATTTTTTCAAAAATTGATTGTCTTGATTGTGCAAATTGTTGCAAATCTCTTGGACCTCGATTAACTGAAAGAGATATAAGACAAATATCAAAAGCATTAAATATTAAAGCGGCAGACTTTGAACAAAAATATTTAAGAATTGATGAGGATGGTGATGCAGTATTTAAAACCATGCCCTGCCCTTTTCTAGGTTCAGATAATTATTGTTCAATTTATAAATCGCGACCAAAAGCATGTGCAGATTACCCTCACACACACCAACCGGAAATACTACGAAAAAGTAAAATCACTATAAAAAATACTTATACGTGTCCGGCAGTTTATGAAATTTTAGAAGAAGTAAAAAAATCATGGAAATAA